TGAAAATGGGACGTCTATTCATCGTCACAATATGTGGATCTCATATGGGTCTTGCAACATAAGACTCCTACATAGTTTCAAAGGCGTTACACCATTGTGTTGTCAAATGCGTGACACAAAGATGAAGGATCAGAAGCGAATCACTTGCACCATATATATATCACACCTCCAACAAGTTTTTGGCACGCATGCAACATACCAGGCACAAACAAAGGACTACGACACAAGCACCAGGCAACTCAACACGCATGTACAGTGCACAAATACAGAAACTTGCATTGTCTTGGCTACTATCTAATACCAAGGCGAGTCAGGGACTGCGGTGATGACGCTCTTGACCTGCATGTACTTGTCGATGGCCATCATCCCCTGGTCCCGGCCGAAGCCGCTCATCTTGTACCCGCCAAAGGGCGCCTCGGGATCGAAGGCGAAGTAACAATTCACCCACACGGTACCCGCTCGAACCGACCTCGACACCCGGTTGGCGATGTCCAAGTTCTTGGTGATTATCCCGGCGGCCAGCCCGTACTTCGTGCAGTTGGCCTTCTCTATCGCCTCATCGACCGTCCTGCGGGCAAAGACGGGCAGAACAGTTACTTGGTCAGACACTAGAAGTTCATAATTCAAAAACCAATTTAACTTTTCTCATGTGACATTGTGAAGAATTCGCGTACTTGAACTTCATGAGGGACATCACAGGGCCAAAGATCTCATCTTGAGCGATCTTCATGTCCTCCTATGGAAGTCAATTGTTTTCCCCTTGTGAGTAACATGATGTGTACACCTTCTGTCTTGTGCGTCTAGTAGAAGTTAAAATTACCTTGACATCTGCAAATATGGTAGGCTCAATGTAGTATCCTTTGTCGCCGGCACGTTTGCCGCCGGTCAGCAGAGTCGCCCCCTCGCTCTTGCCATGCTCAATGTACCTTAGGACCCTTTCAAATTGCTCCTTATCAACCTAGATTCAAGCTGGTTGAATTAATCATATTTGCCACTTCCTTTCCGGCCATGAACCCGACTAGTTTTGGCGCGTTTTTCCTCGAATTTGAGCATGGTTGATGAAAAATGAAGGCTTTATGTACCTGGGGACCCATGTTGGTGGCGACGTCGAACGGGTCTCCGACTTTCCAGTTCTGTGCAGCCACCACAGCCTTCTTCACGAACTCGTCGTAGATCCCTTCCTGAACATAAACACGAGACCCCGCGACGCAAACCTCTCCCTGGAAGTTCAGATTCAGATAGCAGTATATATATGGTCAGTGTCTGTCTTTTGCTCTGTGGGGTTGTTTACTAGCATTTGTTCATTTTATCCTCTGTGGAGAGAATGCTATCTATTACCTTGTTGAAGAAGATGGCAAGCCTTGAGAGCTCAACCGCCATGTCGACGTCGGCGTCGTCGAAGATTATCAGAGGCGACTTGCCGCCGAGCTCAAGCGACACCGTCTTCAGGTTGCTCCGTGCAGATGCCTCCATGATGAGGCGGCCTACTTCACCAGAGCCGGTGAAAGCAACCTGACCGATATGGTGGTAGAATTATCTTTCATTAGGATAGTGTAAATAGAGCAGAAATGCATGACACAGAACAAGTAATACTAATGATCATTTGTGCTCACGCTGTCGACGTCCATGTGGGAGGCAATGGCGGCGCCGGCCGTCGGGCCGAAGCCAGGGACGACATTGATCACTCCGTCCGGAATGCCAGCCTGAAACATGCATGTATACACGTGAGGACAGGTTGAGTTTTACTATAGTTCACAATTCACATCGACGGTGTTTGGAATGGAAGGGCGTTAAGTTGTAGAGAGATCCATTGATTACCAGCTTCGCAAGGTGCGCGTAGTAGAGGGCGGAGAGGGGCGTCTGCTCGGCGGGCTTGACGACGACGGTGCATCCGGCGGCGAGCGCCGGGCTGATCTTGAGGAAGAACATGAGGCTGGGGAAGTTCCACGGGATGATGATGCCGACCACCCCGATGGGCTCCTTGAGGGTGTACCCCTGGTACTTGCCGGACACGCGCAGCGACTCGCCGTGGATCTTGTCGGCGGCGCCGGCGTAGTAGCGCAGCATCTGCACCGCCGCAGGGATGTCGATGATCTTGCCCAGCAGCAGCAGCTtgccggcgtcggcgccgtccag
This DNA window, taken from Triticum aestivum cultivar Chinese Spring chromosome 1D, IWGSC CS RefSeq v2.1, whole genome shotgun sequence, encodes the following:
- the LOC123182453 gene encoding aldehyde dehydrogenase family 2 member C4, which encodes MGSNEMVMVPEIKHTKLFINGEFVDAASGKTFETRDPRTGDVLAHIAEADKADVDLAVGAAREAFEHGKWPRMSGYERGRAMHKLADLMEQHTEELAALDGADAGKLLLLGKIIDIPAAVQMLRYYAGAADKIHGESLRVSGKYQGYTLKEPIGVVGIIIPWNFPSLMFFLKISPALAAGCTVVVKPAEQTPLSALYYAHLAKLAGIPDGVINVVPGFGPTAGAAIASHMDVDSVAFTGSGEVGRLIMEASARSNLKTVSLELGGKSPLIIFDDADVDMAVELSRLAIFFNKGEVCVAGSRVYVQEGIYDEFVKKAVVAAQNWKVGDPFDVATNMGPQVDKEQFERVLRYIEHGKSEGATLLTGGKRAGDKGYYIEPTIFADVKEDMKIAQDEIFGPVMSLMKFKTVDEAIEKANCTKYGLAAGIITKNLDIANRVSRSVRAGTVWVNCYFAFDPEAPFGGYKMSGFGRDQGMMAIDKYMQVKSVITAVPDSPWY